One stretch of Bosea vaviloviae DNA includes these proteins:
- a CDS encoding TetR/AcrR family transcriptional regulator has protein sequence MRVSRVQAQENRQAVIDAASRLFREHGFDGIGLKDLMAGAGLTQGAFYKQFESKDDLAAQASRRALESALGRWSAAAGANPEDPLSAVVEFYLSMGHCAEKTDGCPVVALGSDAARQGPDVKASFEAGIKDYLDMMAGWVGKPADDKSTDDKLAEGGEPDGKAMAILSTMVGAVLLARAVNDEQMSKRFLQAAAESVLPQSSTGAAQPGRRQ, from the coding sequence ATGCGGGTCAGTCGTGTTCAGGCGCAGGAAAACCGGCAAGCGGTGATCGATGCGGCAAGTCGGCTTTTCCGGGAGCATGGATTTGACGGCATCGGCCTGAAGGATCTGATGGCCGGTGCCGGGCTGACGCAGGGCGCCTTCTACAAGCAGTTCGAATCCAAGGACGACCTGGCCGCGCAGGCCTCCAGGCGCGCCTTGGAGAGCGCCTTGGGCAGATGGTCGGCCGCTGCCGGGGCCAACCCTGAAGACCCGCTATCGGCCGTGGTCGAATTCTATCTCAGCATGGGTCATTGCGCCGAGAAGACGGATGGCTGCCCGGTCGTCGCGCTGGGTTCCGATGCCGCCAGGCAGGGCCCCGACGTGAAGGCGTCATTCGAGGCCGGGATCAAGGACTATCTCGACATGATGGCTGGCTGGGTCGGCAAGCCGGCCGACGACAAGTCGACCGACGACAAGCTGGCCGAGGGCGGCGAGCCGGACGGCAAGGCCATGGCCATTCTCTCGACGATGGTCGGAGCGGTGCTCCTCGCACGCGCCGTCAACGACGAGCAGATGTCGAAGCGGTTCCTGCAGGCTGCTGCCGAGAGCGTGCTGCCGCAATCGTCCACGGGCGCCGCACAGCCGGGACGGCGCCAATGA
- a CDS encoding oxidoreductase, whose translation MNTISPGVAVVTGASSGIGCATAKALQGAGYRVFGTSRGAASESLAASDNLEGVTMLACDVTDDESVAKLINEVLARAGRIDLLVNNAGIGLLGGAEESSIAQAQALFDVNVFGVLRVTNAVLPVMRRQRLGRIVNLSSLLGLIPAPYSALYAATKHAVEGYSESLDHELRGFGIRVVLVEPAYTRTSFEENLVRPDRLLEIYDAARDGMNTIMRTAIEAGDQPEVVARTILEAATASAPKRRYAAGKMARQVSLLRRFVPEFAFDKSLRKQNGLSA comes from the coding sequence ATGAACACAATCAGTCCCGGCGTCGCCGTGGTGACGGGGGCATCCTCCGGCATCGGCTGCGCGACGGCCAAAGCCTTGCAGGGTGCGGGTTATCGCGTCTTCGGAACCAGCCGTGGTGCAGCCTCCGAAAGCCTCGCAGCCTCCGATAACCTCGAGGGCGTCACCATGCTGGCCTGCGACGTGACCGATGACGAGTCCGTGGCGAAGCTGATCAATGAGGTGCTGGCCAGGGCCGGACGCATCGACCTGCTGGTCAACAATGCCGGCATCGGGCTGCTCGGCGGCGCGGAGGAATCCTCGATCGCGCAGGCGCAGGCGCTGTTTGATGTGAACGTCTTCGGTGTCCTGCGCGTCACCAACGCCGTGCTGCCGGTGATGCGCCGTCAAAGGCTGGGCAGGATCGTCAATCTGAGTTCGCTGCTGGGCCTGATTCCGGCGCCTTATTCGGCGCTCTATGCGGCCACCAAACATGCCGTTGAAGGCTATTCCGAATCGCTCGACCACGAGCTGCGCGGATTTGGTATTCGGGTCGTGCTGGTCGAGCCGGCCTATACAAGGACGTCGTTTGAAGAGAATCTCGTCAGGCCCGACCGGCTATTGGAGATCTACGACGCTGCGCGGGACGGCATGAACACGATCATGCGGACAGCGATCGAAGCCGGCGATCAGCCTGAGGTCGTCGCAAGGACGATCCTCGAAGCCGCGACCGCTTCTGCTCCGAAGCGGCGCTATGCGGCGGGAAAAATGGCGCGCCAGGTCAGCTTGCTGCGCCGTTTCGTCCCCGAATTCGCCTTCGACAAAAGCCTGCGCAAGCAGAACGGGTTGTCGGCCTGA
- a CDS encoding RHS repeat-associated core domain-containing protein has translation MADVDTATPTTLFVHADHLDRPVRMTNASQALVWDAVYKPYGEVVSITGAATLDARFPGQWFQLETGLHYNWHRTYDPTTGRYLQTDPLGNVDGPSVYA, from the coding sequence GTGGCCGATGTCGATACGGCGACACCGACGACCTTGTTCGTCCATGCCGACCATCTCGACCGGCCGGTCCGAATGACCAATGCCAGCCAGGCCCTGGTCTGGGACGCCGTCTACAAGCCCTATGGCGAGGTCGTCTCGATCACCGGCGCCGCCACGCTCGACGCCCGCTTCCCCGGGCAATGGTTCCAGCTCGAGACCGGCCTGCACTATAACTGGCACCGTACCTACGACCCAACCACCGGGCGATACCTCCAGACCGACCCGCTCGGTAACGTCGATGGCCCTTCCGTCTATGCTTAA
- a CDS encoding RHS repeat-associated core domain-containing protein, translating to MTRTFGHDGAGNIATDTRGSAAWTFTHNAAGRLSQASVGGTLKGAYTYDGLERLAIRAVTNTTPSGTTHLIYDTAGHLLAEANAASGATIREYVWLEVDDLGSDTGPTSRPANDNAASGSKLGSAENDNDPSARTQLPSLNGPRRGIAQRAVPLAVVADVDTASPTTLFVHADHLDRPVRMTNASQALVWDAVYKPYGEVVSITGAATLDARFPGQWFQLETGLHYNWHRTYDPTTGRYLQTDPLGNVDGPSVYAYASGSPMMWTDQEGLFVLPVLAATPAGAVAVGAVAGLGALAAKQIIDFCMGKGERNYAGSIYGTKNPFKHMRPDPSDPNKVIVKDPQTGKQISKQKPPGFDESRDKK from the coding sequence GTGACGCGGACCTTCGGCCATGACGGGGCGGGCAACATCGCAACCGATACGCGCGGCAGCGCGGCCTGGACCTTCACGCACAACGCGGCGGGGCGTCTGTCGCAGGCGAGCGTGGGTGGAACGCTGAAGGGCGCCTACACCTATGACGGGCTGGAGCGGCTGGCGATCCGGGCGGTGACCAACACGACGCCGTCTGGCACGACGCATCTGATCTACGACACCGCCGGCCATCTCCTGGCGGAGGCGAATGCGGCCTCTGGCGCGACGATCCGGGAATATGTCTGGCTCGAGGTCGACGACCTCGGCTCCGACACAGGCCCGACCTCGCGGCCGGCCAACGACAATGCGGCGTCGGGCTCCAAGCTCGGCTCGGCTGAGAACGACAATGACCCGTCAGCGCGCACGCAGCTGCCTTCGCTGAACGGGCCCAGGCGCGGCATTGCCCAGCGCGCGGTCCCGCTGGCGGTGGTGGCCGATGTCGACACCGCCAGCCCGACGACCTTGTTCGTCCATGCCGACCATCTCGACCGGCCGGTCCGGATGACCAATGCCAGCCAGGCCCTGGTCTGGGACGCCGTCTACAAGCCCTATGGCGAGGTCGTCTCGATCACCGGTGCAGCCACGCTCGACGCCCGCTTCCCCGGCCAGTGGTTCCAGCTTGAGACCGGCCTGCACTACAACTGGCACCGCACATACGACCCAACAACAGGACGATACCTCCAGACCGACCCGCTCGGTAACGTCGATGGGCCTTCCGTCTATGCATACGCCAGCGGATCGCCAATGATGTGGACCGATCAAGAGGGGCTATTCGTGCTGCCTGTACTTGCTGCGACGCCTGCCGGCGCGGTCGCTGTTGGCGCAGTAGCGGGATTAGGTGCGCTGGCGGCCAAGCAGATCATCGACTTCTGCATGGGTAAAGGTGAACGTAATTATGCTGGCAGCATTTATGGTACCAAAAACCCCTTCAAGCACATGCGCCCCGATCCAAGCGACCCAAATAAAGTTATCGTAAAAGATCCTCAAACGGGCAAGCAAATCAGCAAGCAGAAACCCCCTGGATTCGATGAATCTAGAGATAAAAAGTAG